The Nitrospira sp. sequence ACGATATCGAGGATCGCCTCCATCTTCTGAGAAGACGGATCAAGCCGGCCGTCAAGCAACTCGCAGCTTAGCCCGTTCGAGAACCGCTTGGTCAATAGAACAAGGATAGGATCTAGATCAGAAGAACAATCTGCTGCTCTTCCGTCACCTGTTCGATCCGAATCCGATCTGCCGCCAAGCTTCGTACACCACGACCGCCACAGTATTGGAGAGATTCAAGCTTCTGCTGTCGGGCATCATGGGGAGACGAATCCGCTGTTGTTCGGAAACGGCTTCCAACAATTCGGCCGGCAAGCCTCGGCTTTCCGGTCCGAAGAGGAACACGTCGTTTGTAGCGTACGCGATCAGATCGTAGCGTTGAGTGCCTCTGGTGGAAACGGCAAATAGCCGGCAGCCAGCAAACCGTGTTGCGCACGCAGCCCAGCTGTCGTAGACCTGAAGCGTGGCAAACTCGTGGTAATCCAGCCCGGCGCGTGTCAGTTGCTTATCGTCCATCGAAAAACCCAGCGGCTTCACGAGATGCAATCTCGCGCCGGTGTTAGCGCACAGGCGGATGATGTTGCCTGTGTTGGGTGGGATCTCGGGTTGATAAAGAATCACGTCGAACATCGGGGGAGGGAGTGTATCACGGAGCGGGTGGTTTCACGATGCAGCCCGATGCGCCGAGAAGGACACACAAGCAGTCGGCTCATTTCGCCGTCGCTGGCTTCTTGATATAGTGAGTTTTCTGAAGGAAAACCAGGATGATTCGAACTCGATTCTTGTCCGCATGGGCGCAATGGTTTACAGGCCAGCCGATCAAGTGCTTGATTGTCCAGGTCGTTGGCATGCCGCTGATCCTGACGCTCAGCACAGGTTTCTCCGTGTTGGCTGGCGAGCACTCGCTTGGTTCAGACGAGCAAATTGCTCAGCATGCCGAGGCCGCATGGGAGAGTGGCGCGATCGCGACGGCGCTTGAGATTCTTGATCGCGGCGTGAGTACTCATCCGAATGCGGTTTCCCTGTACAAACTTCGGGGAGATATTCTTTCCACCTTTCGAGATCCCAAGGAAGCCATTCAAGCGTACGACCGGGCTCTTGCCGTACAGCCAACGGCATTGGATATCCGTTGGGCCAAGTGGGGCCTCTTGGCGCGGTGGGGACAAGACGAGGGCGGGATCGAAGAATTATATGAGATCGCCCGGATCGAAGAGAACAATCCGTTGATTTACTGGCGTCTGGCGCAAGAACTCCGAAAGCTCGACCGCTTGGAGGAATCTCTGGATGCGTACAAGCGGGCCGTAGCACTCATGCCGGGCTTGTTAGGTTGGAGACTGGCGCTGGCTCGTGCGCGCTTCGACGTCCTCGATTATCAAGGAGCCGACACGGATTTGCATTATGTGCTGCAACATGTGCCACCGGGTTCCCCACTCGAGATTCCGGCCAGGAATCAGCTTGCACAGCTGTATGAATCGATGGAACGGGGGCGGCGATTCAAGCCGGCACCGACGCCTCAGGCCGCCGAGTCTCAACTGAAGGAATGGGCCGCCATTCGTTCGGATGCTTGGAAACTGTTCGAAGCAGGTCGGTATCGGCAAGCCGAACCGATGTATCGCAAGTTGCTGAGCCTCAATCCCTATGATTCCCTTGCCACCCATCAGTTGGGCCTGACTCTCATGCAATTAGGCCGATGCGAAGATGCGCTCGCCGTGTTCGGCAACATGTCGAATCTGAACCCAAGTGAGGAAGACTTCGCGGACACGACCTATCGCATGGGCCAGTGCTATGTGGAGTTGGAACGATGGGATGAAGCCTTTGTCCACTTTCAGATGTTGTATGATGCCGCGGTTGAGTTTGAACAGGCCAACAAGGATGTCCCGATACCGGCCGGAACGCGAGTGCTGGCTAAAGAGAAGATTGGCCGCTGGCTCGACAAAGTGCGGCCCCATGTCCCGGAGTTGGTGAAGCTGAAAGAAGAGGAAGCGAAAAGGGCCGATAGCCCACGAGATTCTTCATCTCCGCTGCCGGAAGAAGCTGTCTACGCAGGAGCCCTCGAAAAGATAGAGCCGCAGAAGACGCTGGAGACAGGAGTGGCGATTGCGGGTCGTGATGCTGATTTCAGCTGGTTTCGCTTCGTGATTCCAGCCGCCAAAGTTGTGCGGGACGACTTTCCGACCGGGGCCCACGAGTTCATCCCGCTGAATCCGGGAGATACGTTTCTCGCCACTCAACCCGAAATCTACTTGGTCTTTAAACTGGTGTCGGATTCATTCGACAGCGTGTCGCTGACGGCACGATGTTCACCGGAAGTGCCTGAGATGATCGAAGATCCGCAAACGACAGTACAGGACCGAGTCATGACCACCATGAACGATCGCTCCGGCTATTTCCTCTTGAACCGCCCAAAAACCGGCTGGACGCCGGGTCTCTATCGCTGCGGGTTATTTGCGGGTGAGCGAGCCTCCGCTTACACCTATGTGGATGAAGTCCGATTCCGGATCGTTCAAGCGGGTAGGCCCTGAAGACTGATGCGGCGTATGCACCTATAAGTCATTCGACACACCAGGACAAAGTGAAGCTCCAGCAATTAGTTCCTTTTGCCCCGTCGCGCTGGACGTTTGATTTGTGTTGATCGAAGAGTTCTTCTCTTTGCCTTAGCTTTAGTCCGTAACTTTCGCTTCACTGCCCCCATGTGGGTAGAGCAATTAAAGCTCTGAACCGAAACGTTAGGAATATTTTCGAACGCGCTCTTCACCTCAATCAAGTTCTGTACTGCCCCATCTAATTTTGGACAGGTAGGGTTTTGGTTTTGACGACCCACTCGGCATAGCACTCGGCCGGGGACCGCATCTTCAGCGCGCTGTGCGGGGCCTGGTGATTGTAGTGCTCGATCCACGCCGGTAGCAGCTGCGCCACTTTCTCTAACGTCTCCAGGCAGGCTTGATACACATAATCCCGTTTGAAGCTGCCAAAGAAGGCCTCGGCGAGGCCGTTTGACTCCGGACTCCGCCGAGGCGTGTGACAGGGGATCAGTCCCATCGCACGGACGAACGGCCGGAATCGGTGCGACGTGTACTCCGGTCCATTGTCGCTGAGGAACTCGATGCCCTGGGCCTGAGCGCGGGTCTCGCCGAACCGTCGGAAGATCGCCTCGCGCAGCATCTCGGCGAGATCCGTGGCGGTCATGCGTGAGGCAAAGCGCCAGGACAAGATCATCCGGTCTGCACAGTCGATGATGATGGCCAAGCGGCCCTTGCGGCCATCCCATGCCCGAATGCCGGTGATATCGGAGGCCCAGCGCCGATTGGAATCGGCCACCCGTACCTGACCGGTATGCGGTCGTCCGAGTCGTGGCCCGCGATGACGACTGGTGGAGAGCCAACCCCGCC is a genomic window containing:
- the trmL gene encoding tRNA (uridine(34)/cytosine(34)/5-carboxymethylaminomethyluridine(34)-2'-O)-methyltransferase TrmL; translation: MFDVILYQPEIPPNTGNIIRLCANTGARLHLVKPLGFSMDDKQLTRAGLDYHEFATLQVYDSWAACATRFAGCRLFAVSTRGTQRYDLIAYATNDVFLFGPESRGLPAELLEAVSEQQRIRLPMMPDSRSLNLSNTVAVVVYEAWRQIGFGSNR
- a CDS encoding tetratricopeptide repeat protein; protein product: MIRTRFLSAWAQWFTGQPIKCLIVQVVGMPLILTLSTGFSVLAGEHSLGSDEQIAQHAEAAWESGAIATALEILDRGVSTHPNAVSLYKLRGDILSTFRDPKEAIQAYDRALAVQPTALDIRWAKWGLLARWGQDEGGIEELYEIARIEENNPLIYWRLAQELRKLDRLEESLDAYKRAVALMPGLLGWRLALARARFDVLDYQGADTDLHYVLQHVPPGSPLEIPARNQLAQLYESMERGRRFKPAPTPQAAESQLKEWAAIRSDAWKLFEAGRYRQAEPMYRKLLSLNPYDSLATHQLGLTLMQLGRCEDALAVFGNMSNLNPSEEDFADTTYRMGQCYVELERWDEAFVHFQMLYDAAVEFEQANKDVPIPAGTRVLAKEKIGRWLDKVRPHVPELVKLKEEEAKRADSPRDSSSPLPEEAVYAGALEKIEPQKTLETGVAIAGRDADFSWFRFVIPAAKVVRDDFPTGAHEFIPLNPGDTFLATQPEIYLVFKLVSDSFDSVSLTARCSPEVPEMIEDPQTTVQDRVMTTMNDRSGYFLLNRPKTGWTPGLYRCGLFAGERASAYTYVDEVRFRIVQAGRP
- a CDS encoding IS3 family transposase, which encodes MTGCSLAMVCRVLGKPRSWWYYRRRAKHARRLRRPDIELLIQHLVAGSPTSYGYRRIHALLKRRGVSCNPKTVWRVLQRRGWLSTSRHRGPRLGRPHTGQVRVADSNRRWASDITGIRAWDGRKGRLAIIIDCADRMILSWRFASRMTATDLAEMLREAIFRRFGETRAQAQGIEFLSDNGPEYTSHRFRPFVRAMGLIPCHTPRRSPESNGLAEAFFGSFKRDYVYQACLETLEKVAQLLPAWIEHYNHQAPHSALKMRSPAECYAEWVVKTKTLPVQN